In Bacteriovorax stolpii, a single genomic region encodes these proteins:
- a CDS encoding acyl-CoA desaturase, with product MKPQHLETNLDISSENTQPVQKKKQIDWVNTIFLTTTPIVAIALSALYFMQNGLQWSQIALAVIFYFATGLSITGGYHRLFSHRAYKANNLVKFLYLIFGAATFQNSALKWSADHRIHHTHVDDEKDPYNINKGFWWAHIGWIFFQEKEVEPKYPKDLLNDKLVMWQHRNYLWLAVVMGVILPTVIGYFLGSALGGLALAGFGRIVFVHHCTFFINSLCHIVGTRPYTDTNTARDSAIMAVFSYGEGYHNYHHYFPVDYRNGIKWYHFDPTKWMIKTLSFVGWTSDLKKVQEKLITQAKLEMEMKKYQPAA from the coding sequence ATGAAACCACAACACTTAGAAACTAACCTAGACATTAGTTCTGAAAACACACAACCAGTCCAAAAGAAAAAGCAAATTGACTGGGTCAATACAATCTTTTTAACAACAACTCCTATCGTTGCCATCGCTTTAAGCGCACTATACTTCATGCAAAATGGTCTTCAGTGGTCGCAAATCGCTCTAGCGGTTATCTTCTACTTCGCCACAGGACTCTCAATCACTGGCGGATACCACAGACTTTTTTCTCACCGCGCCTACAAAGCAAACAACCTGGTAAAATTTCTTTATTTAATTTTTGGTGCAGCGACTTTCCAAAACTCGGCCCTAAAATGGTCTGCCGATCACCGCATTCACCACACTCACGTAGATGACGAAAAAGACCCGTACAACATCAATAAAGGTTTCTGGTGGGCACACATCGGATGGATCTTCTTCCAGGAAAAAGAAGTTGAACCAAAATACCCAAAAGATCTTTTAAACGACAAACTGGTTATGTGGCAGCATAGAAACTATTTATGGCTTGCAGTCGTCATGGGAGTGATCCTTCCAACTGTGATCGGGTACTTTTTAGGCTCTGCTCTTGGTGGTCTGGCACTTGCTGGTTTTGGACGAATCGTCTTCGTTCACCACTGCACATTCTTCATCAACTCACTTTGCCACATTGTAGGGACTCGTCCATACACTGACACAAACACAGCAAGAGACAGCGCGATCATGGCCGTCTTCTCTTACGGTGAAGGTTACCACAACTACCACCACTACTTCCCGGTTGATTACAGAAACGGGATCAAGTGGTACCACTTCGATCCGACGAAATGGATGATTAAAACGCTTTCATTTGTTGGCTGGACGAGTGATTTAAAGAAAGTTCAGGAAAAACTCATTACTCAAGCTAAGCTTGAAATGGAAATGAAAAAATATCAGCCTGCAGCTTAA
- a CDS encoding APC family permease, with translation MFISKIKHVFIGNPLTMDKLEEEKIPKWKALAVLSSDALSSVAYATEEVLIPLSLFALTAMAWSMPMAVGVALLLLIITLSYQQTITAYPHGGGAYTVAKENLGENAGLVAGAALLIDYILTVSVSVSAGLENIGSAFPFIAEHKVAIGVAIIFAIMILNLRGLKESSNVFAYPTYFFIFSILAMIVTGAYKILTGQAPVVHPVLHESYPEVPLFLLLRAFSSGCSALTGIEAISNGVPIFRKPSPVNAKITMIWMAVILGGFFLGITLLAHIYGIVPAHGKETVMSMLSKQIFGENFLYYGIQIGVALILLLAANTSYADFPRLTSLIAQDRFLPKQMSSIGDRLVFSNGIIGLTTAAALLVIIFGGSTHALIPLYAVGVFLSFTISQSGMIVHHVKNRNPHWKKGMIINALGATTTFIVLIVIAVTKFTSGAWMVIILIPALVFFFKKVKNHYTRVSHTLARENYHQDLKTAHAPYIAIVPISGIHPGVVRAVKYAMTISKDVRVCYVDVDKEATAKMVRLWEKWSDGLPLNVIESPYRSVLGPLLSYIDKTHIESGREMISVVVPEFVTREWYQQFLHNQMSLVLKAALRFKPGKVVTAIRYYI, from the coding sequence ATGTTTATCTCGAAAATCAAACACGTCTTTATTGGTAATCCACTCACAATGGATAAGCTCGAAGAAGAGAAAATCCCCAAGTGGAAAGCACTCGCCGTTTTATCCTCTGATGCTCTCTCATCAGTCGCGTACGCTACCGAAGAGGTGCTGATTCCTCTCTCATTATTTGCTCTCACTGCTATGGCGTGGTCAATGCCAATGGCCGTTGGAGTTGCCCTCTTACTTTTAATCATCACTCTCTCATATCAACAGACCATCACTGCTTACCCTCACGGAGGAGGAGCTTACACTGTTGCCAAAGAAAACCTGGGGGAGAATGCCGGGCTCGTCGCTGGAGCGGCCCTCTTAATTGATTACATTTTAACGGTGTCAGTTTCTGTGTCAGCAGGACTAGAAAATATTGGATCGGCCTTTCCTTTTATTGCCGAACATAAGGTCGCTATTGGTGTCGCGATTATTTTTGCCATTATGATTTTAAATTTAAGAGGGCTTAAAGAGTCATCGAATGTCTTTGCTTATCCCACGTATTTTTTTATTTTCTCTATTCTCGCCATGATCGTGACTGGTGCTTATAAAATACTCACCGGCCAGGCACCGGTTGTTCATCCGGTACTACATGAGAGTTATCCGGAAGTGCCACTCTTTTTACTTTTGCGCGCTTTTTCTTCAGGGTGTTCTGCATTGACGGGGATTGAAGCCATTTCTAATGGAGTGCCGATTTTTAGAAAGCCTTCGCCGGTCAATGCTAAAATCACCATGATTTGGATGGCCGTTATTCTCGGAGGTTTTTTCCTCGGCATTACTCTCCTGGCCCACATTTATGGAATCGTCCCGGCCCATGGTAAAGAGACAGTCATGTCGATGCTTTCCAAACAAATCTTCGGAGAAAATTTTCTTTATTATGGAATTCAAATTGGCGTGGCCCTCATTTTACTTTTGGCCGCCAACACCAGTTATGCCGATTTTCCAAGACTCACATCCTTAATTGCCCAAGATAGATTTTTGCCAAAACAAATGTCGAGCATTGGAGACCGCTTAGTTTTTTCAAACGGAATTATTGGCCTAACCACCGCGGCCGCTTTACTTGTTATTATCTTCGGCGGCTCAACCCACGCCCTTATCCCTTTGTACGCTGTAGGGGTTTTCCTTTCCTTTACCATTTCCCAAAGCGGAATGATCGTTCACCACGTGAAAAATAGAAACCCACACTGGAAAAAAGGGATGATAATTAACGCCCTCGGGGCCACGACAACTTTTATAGTTTTAATCGTTATCGCTGTTACCAAATTCACGAGTGGAGCCTGGATGGTTATTATCCTGATTCCTGCTCTTGTGTTCTTTTTTAAAAAGGTTAAAAACCACTATACGCGCGTTTCTCATACTCTTGCCCGTGAGAATTACCACCAGGATTTAAAAACGGCCCACGCGCCTTATATCGCCATTGTTCCCATTTCCGGGATTCACCCGGGAGTTGTCCGGGCCGTTAAGTACGCTATGACCATCAGTAAAGATGTGCGCGTTTGTTATGTCGACGTGGATAAAGAAGCGACGGCAAAGATGGTGAGGCTGTGGGAGAAGTGGTCGGATGGATTGCCACTCAATGTGATTGAATCGCCTTATCGCTCGGTTTTAGGGCCGCTCCTCTCATATATCGACAAGACTCACATTGAGAGCGGGCGAGAGATGATTTCGGTGGTTGTACCGGAGTTTGTGACGAGGGAGTGGTATCAGCAGTTCTTGCATAATCAGATGAGTTTGGTTTTGAAGGCCGCACTTCGGTTTAAGCCGGGGAAGGTTGTGACGGCGATTCGTTACTATATTTAA
- a CDS encoding ribonucleotide-diphosphate reductase subunit beta, which produces MVKDAKSAILAPNDDRFVLFPIKYHQVWDMYKKHMAVFWTAEELDLVPDLIDWETKLNKDEKYFISHVLAFFAASDGIVNENLAIRFMKDVQIPEARCFYGFQIAMENIHSETYSLLIDTYIKDAKEKDKLFHAVDNMACVAKKAKWALNWISSKKSFAHRLIAFAAIEGIFFSGSFCAIYWLKKRGLMAGLCTSNEFISRDEGLHCQFAVLMHSLLDKEEQISAEEITAIITEAVEIEKEFILESLPVSLIGMNAQSMSEYIEFVADHWLTQLGAPKVFNTKNPFEWMELISLEGKTNFFEKRVSEYQRPGILGEKQSHTFTLDAEF; this is translated from the coding sequence ATGGTAAAGGATGCCAAGTCAGCAATCTTAGCACCAAACGACGATCGTTTCGTGCTTTTTCCAATTAAATATCACCAAGTATGGGACATGTATAAGAAACACATGGCCGTATTCTGGACAGCAGAAGAACTAGACCTTGTTCCAGATCTAATCGACTGGGAAACGAAACTGAACAAAGATGAAAAATATTTCATCTCTCACGTTCTGGCGTTCTTTGCGGCAAGTGACGGGATCGTTAACGAAAACCTTGCGATCCGTTTTATGAAAGATGTTCAGATCCCTGAAGCTCGTTGCTTCTACGGATTCCAGATTGCGATGGAAAACATCCACTCTGAAACATACTCACTTTTAATTGATACATACATCAAAGATGCAAAAGAAAAAGATAAACTATTCCATGCTGTAGACAACATGGCGTGTGTGGCAAAGAAAGCGAAGTGGGCCCTTAACTGGATCTCTTCTAAAAAATCATTCGCTCACCGTCTGATTGCTTTTGCTGCAATCGAAGGGATTTTCTTCTCTGGATCTTTCTGTGCGATTTACTGGCTGAAAAAACGCGGACTGATGGCCGGTCTGTGTACATCGAATGAATTCATCTCAAGAGATGAAGGTCTTCACTGCCAGTTCGCTGTTTTAATGCACTCTCTTTTAGACAAAGAAGAGCAAATCTCAGCGGAAGAAATCACAGCGATCATTACTGAAGCAGTAGAAATTGAAAAAGAATTCATCCTTGAATCACTTCCAGTTTCACTTATCGGTATGAACGCGCAGTCAATGTCTGAGTACATTGAATTCGTAGCGGACCACTGGTTAACTCAATTAGGAGCACCAAAAGTGTTCAACACGAAAAACCCGTTTGAGTGGATGGAACTTATTTCACTTGAAGGGAAAACTAACTTTTTTGAAAAACGCGTTTCAGAATACCAAAGACCTGGGATTCTGGGCGAGAAACAATCACACACATTCACACTAGACGCGGAGTTTTAA
- a CDS encoding ribonucleoside-diphosphate reductase subunit alpha, which translates to MYVITRSGEKEPIKFDKITERIEQLCFDLDRSFIDPMKIAKKVIEGIYDGITTKELDQLAAETAAYLSTQHPQYSTLAGRIAVSNLHKETRGCFSENIKAMYHYHNPVTGEPSPLVSTELYEAVMKNAETLDKALIDKRDYNYDYFGYKTLEKSYLLKMNNKIVERPGQMLMRVSVGIHSNDIEAAIKTYNLMSEKYFTHASPTLFNSGTNKAQLSSCFLLTMKGDSIEGIYDTLRQTALISQSAGGIGLAIHNIRAKGTFIKGTNGTSNGIVPMLKVFNDTARYVDQGGGKRKGAFAVYLEPWHADIFDFLEMKKNTGKEEQRARDLFYALWIPDLFMKRVEEDGMWSLFCPHEAPGLADCSGEKFEALYKSYEEKGLAKKTVRAQDVWFAVLESQIETGSPYMLYKDAANEKSNQKNLGTIKSSNLCTEILEYTAPDEVAVCNLASVALNRFVDHSTGTPKYDHKKLYDVVYQMTVNLNRIIDINYYPVPEARNSNMRHRPIGLGVQGLADAFFEMRLPFESKEALKLNNDIFETIYFAAVTASKDLAMKHGPYETYQGSPVSQGILQFDMWGVKPNSGNWDWAALKADIAQYGVRNSLLVAPMPTASTSQILGNNECFEPITSNIYVRRVLSGEFAVVNRYLVNDLISMGLWNDKMRNEIIANNGSVQNIQSIPDEVKALYKTIWEIKQKAVIDMSAGRGPYIDQGQSLNVFMEDPNFGKLSSMHFYAWKSGLKTGMYYLRTRAAVNAVQFTVKNDAPVVKSTEENMAAMVCSIDNPEDCVMCGS; encoded by the coding sequence ATGTACGTAATCACAAGAAGTGGCGAAAAAGAACCTATCAAGTTCGACAAAATCACGGAAAGAATTGAGCAACTTTGTTTTGACTTAGACAGAAGTTTCATCGACCCGATGAAGATTGCTAAAAAAGTAATCGAAGGGATTTACGATGGGATTACAACTAAAGAGCTTGATCAGTTAGCAGCTGAAACAGCGGCTTACTTATCAACTCAGCACCCGCAATACTCTACCCTTGCCGGAAGAATTGCCGTCTCTAACCTGCACAAAGAGACTCGCGGTTGTTTTTCTGAAAACATCAAAGCAATGTACCACTACCACAACCCGGTAACTGGTGAGCCTTCTCCATTAGTATCGACAGAATTGTACGAAGCTGTAATGAAGAATGCTGAAACTCTTGATAAGGCACTTATCGACAAGCGCGACTATAACTACGATTACTTCGGATACAAGACTCTTGAAAAATCTTACCTACTTAAGATGAACAACAAGATCGTTGAGCGTCCGGGACAAATGCTCATGAGAGTTTCTGTGGGTATCCACTCAAACGATATTGAAGCGGCCATCAAGACATACAACCTTATGTCTGAAAAATACTTCACTCACGCATCTCCTACTCTATTTAACTCAGGAACAAATAAAGCTCAGCTTTCATCTTGTTTCCTTTTAACGATGAAAGGCGACTCTATCGAAGGTATCTACGATACTCTTAGACAGACGGCCCTTATCTCTCAATCTGCTGGTGGTATCGGTCTTGCGATTCATAACATCAGAGCGAAAGGGACATTCATCAAAGGAACAAACGGAACTTCTAACGGTATCGTTCCAATGCTAAAAGTATTCAACGATACAGCTAGATACGTTGACCAGGGTGGTGGAAAGCGTAAAGGTGCTTTCGCTGTTTACTTAGAGCCATGGCACGCTGATATCTTCGACTTCCTTGAAATGAAGAAAAACACAGGTAAAGAAGAGCAAAGAGCAAGAGATCTATTCTACGCTCTTTGGATTCCGGACCTATTCATGAAGCGTGTTGAAGAAGATGGAATGTGGTCACTATTTTGCCCACATGAAGCTCCAGGACTTGCTGATTGTTCAGGTGAAAAATTCGAAGCTCTATACAAGTCTTACGAAGAAAAAGGACTTGCTAAGAAAACTGTTCGTGCTCAGGACGTTTGGTTTGCGGTTCTTGAATCTCAAATTGAAACTGGTTCTCCTTACATGCTTTACAAAGATGCAGCTAACGAGAAATCAAACCAGAAGAACCTTGGGACAATCAAGTCTTCTAACCTTTGTACAGAAATCCTTGAGTACACAGCTCCAGATGAAGTAGCTGTTTGTAACCTGGCCTCAGTTGCACTTAACAGATTCGTTGATCACTCAACTGGAACTCCTAAGTACGACCACAAGAAACTATACGATGTAGTTTATCAAATGACGGTTAACTTAAACCGCATTATCGATATCAACTACTACCCTGTTCCTGAAGCAAGAAACAGCAACATGAGACACCGCCCGATTGGTCTTGGGGTTCAAGGTTTAGCCGACGCCTTCTTCGAAATGAGACTTCCTTTCGAATCAAAAGAAGCGCTTAAACTAAACAACGATATCTTCGAGACAATCTACTTTGCAGCTGTCACAGCTTCAAAAGATTTAGCGATGAAACATGGCCCATACGAAACATACCAAGGCTCTCCTGTTTCTCAGGGAATCCTTCAGTTCGATATGTGGGGAGTAAAACCAAACTCAGGAAACTGGGACTGGGCCGCTCTAAAAGCTGATATCGCTCAATACGGTGTAAGAAACTCTCTTCTAGTTGCTCCAATGCCAACGGCTTCAACGTCGCAAATCCTTGGTAACAACGAGTGTTTCGAGCCAATCACTTCAAACATCTACGTAAGACGTGTTCTTTCTGGAGAGTTTGCAGTTGTTAACCGTTACCTGGTAAACGATTTGATCTCTATGGGCCTATGGAACGATAAGATGAGAAACGAAATCATTGCTAACAATGGTTCAGTTCAAAACATCCAATCAATCCCTGATGAAGTTAAGGCACTATACAAGACGATCTGGGAAATTAAGCAAAAAGCTGTTATCGATATGTCAGCTGGTCGCGGTCCATACATCGACCAAGGTCAATCGCTTAACGTATTCATGGAAGATCCAAACTTTGGAAAACTTTCATCAATGCACTTCTACGCCTGGAAGTCTGGTCTTAAGACGGGTATGTATTACCTGAGAACAAGAGCAGCGGTAAATGCAGTTCAGTTCACAGTTAAAAACGATGCTCCGGTTGTGAAATCAACTGAAGAAAACATGGCAGCAATGGTTTGTTCAATCGACAACCCAGAAGACTGTGTAATGTGTGGTTCTTAA
- a CDS encoding NAD(P)H-dependent oxidoreductase, producing MQRLSTAQLLEAMEWRYATKKFDNTKKIDEVTWAALEKTLILTPSSYGAMPYKFVVVKSQDIKDQLTAASYGQTQVSDCSHHVVFLAKEKMDAEHLRKYIEQTAAVRGLKTEDLQGYEKMMVTNLVERMTPEQSFKWASNQAYIALGNFMTAAAVLGVDACPFEGINPAKYDEILGLVGSGWKTVCACPTGYRASDDKYATAKKVRFNANDLIIYK from the coding sequence ATGCAAAGACTATCTACTGCTCAACTTCTTGAGGCAATGGAGTGGCGTTACGCTACTAAAAAATTTGATAATACTAAAAAAATCGATGAGGTCACTTGGGCCGCTCTGGAGAAAACTCTTATTTTGACTCCTTCATCATATGGGGCCATGCCATATAAGTTTGTAGTGGTAAAATCTCAAGACATTAAAGATCAATTAACAGCAGCTTCTTATGGACAAACTCAGGTTTCTGATTGCTCTCATCATGTGGTGTTTTTAGCTAAAGAAAAAATGGACGCTGAACATTTAAGAAAATACATCGAGCAAACGGCAGCAGTCAGAGGCCTTAAGACTGAAGACCTTCAAGGTTATGAGAAAATGATGGTGACAAATTTAGTTGAGCGCATGACTCCAGAACAAAGCTTTAAATGGGCCTCAAATCAGGCCTACATTGCTTTGGGGAACTTTATGACGGCCGCTGCTGTCTTAGGTGTAGATGCTTGTCCATTTGAGGGAATTAATCCCGCAAAGTATGATGAAATCCTGGGACTGGTTGGATCTGGTTGGAAAACAGTATGTGCATGTCCGACAGGCTATAGAGCTAGCGATGATAAGTACGCTACTGCAAAGAAAGTCCGCTTTAACGCTAACGACCTGATTATTTATAAATAA
- a CDS encoding DUF3419 family protein → MTQEYFKGLNYTLGNEDTTVEVELVKKIKPKNIFSICGSGGRSLPLMHKEAKVLALSDLSKEQLFLAELRLSTYRDLDHDKFLLFWGYYPYSEKNNAHERKELFHKIHLTPECREFFSKVFEEVHFESLLYLGKWERTFAVFAKVLQVLLGLDYDRILRFDNLEEQVKYYQTEFPMKRWKVLIHILGNKAMFNALLYKGDFITKNSPLSHFDYYFQAFDRLFTRDLAQKSFFLQLCFYGRIKSLLGVPVEANKESFERVHESKTEVDYVKEDFVSYLSKGTRQFDFLSLSDVPSYFQGDIEKNFMQKIKPGLLPGAIIVTRYYLRKSDCDLTGYLDITDSHIKLIEMEKVQMYDIRVYQYQP, encoded by the coding sequence ATGACTCAAGAATACTTTAAAGGTTTAAATTACACTTTAGGAAACGAAGACACGACTGTTGAAGTGGAGCTCGTTAAAAAAATCAAACCGAAAAATATTTTTTCTATTTGTGGCTCAGGAGGGCGCTCGCTTCCTTTAATGCATAAAGAAGCAAAAGTGCTCGCTCTTTCTGATCTTTCTAAAGAGCAGCTTTTTTTGGCCGAGCTTCGCCTGAGCACTTACCGCGATCTCGATCACGACAAGTTCCTTCTTTTCTGGGGGTATTATCCTTACTCAGAAAAAAACAATGCCCACGAAAGAAAAGAGCTCTTTCATAAAATCCATTTAACTCCAGAGTGCCGTGAGTTCTTCTCCAAAGTCTTTGAAGAAGTTCACTTCGAATCACTTTTATACCTAGGAAAATGGGAGAGGACTTTTGCTGTCTTTGCCAAGGTTTTACAAGTCCTTTTAGGTCTTGATTACGACCGCATCCTGCGTTTTGATAATCTGGAAGAACAAGTGAAGTATTATCAGACAGAGTTCCCGATGAAGAGATGGAAGGTTCTCATTCATATACTTGGAAACAAGGCGATGTTTAATGCCCTTTTATACAAAGGGGATTTCATTACCAAGAACTCTCCGCTTTCTCATTTTGATTATTACTTCCAGGCCTTTGACAGGCTTTTTACCCGCGACCTTGCCCAGAAGAGCTTCTTTCTTCAGCTTTGCTTCTACGGGCGAATTAAATCACTTCTAGGCGTTCCTGTTGAGGCCAATAAGGAGAGTTTTGAGCGCGTCCACGAATCTAAGACAGAAGTGGATTATGTAAAGGAAGACTTTGTGAGCTATCTTTCAAAAGGCACAAGGCAGTTTGATTTCCTTTCTTTAAGTGACGTCCCATCGTATTTCCAGGGGGACATAGAAAAGAATTTTATGCAAAAAATTAAACCAGGGCTCCTGCCTGGTGCCATTATCGTAACCAGGTATTACCTTCGTAAGTCAGACTGTGATTTAACGGGATACCTTGACATCACCGATTCCCATATTAAATTAATTGAAATGGAAAAAGTTCAGATGTATGACATCAGAGTCTATCAATATCAACCGTAA
- a CDS encoding SDR family oxidoreductase has translation MNVLITGGTGFLGGYLVRLLASQFEVVYLLSRQGELAKFSDLKNIIYLKGDITNLEVIALEGEERKRLLDDIDVVVHAAALYDLSATYTACFLQNVVGTQNILHLIGAMKNLKSFYYISTIAVGDTDTFFLDENVLPKRTSFKDSYSETKYLAEQIVRENVNTKYVTRIIRPAIIIGDSQTGEMPKIDGPYFFLRAFEKYSKALKYVPIAPLSYNPRAKLPIIPVDHCAQLIAHLIEREKFSLEVKTYHLVSSELPTLQEFLNDLNEKFGLKTYYLPVKENPIHNSLLKILGIPEEVLPFMFSRLSYDKTSTLEDLPEINKSTYGTFKHILFGKS, from the coding sequence ATGAATGTATTAATCACAGGTGGCACAGGTTTTTTAGGCGGGTACTTAGTCCGTTTATTAGCTTCACAATTTGAAGTCGTCTATCTGCTTTCTCGTCAGGGAGAGCTGGCAAAATTCAGCGATCTAAAAAATATTATTTACCTAAAAGGGGATATCACTAACCTGGAAGTCATTGCTCTTGAAGGCGAGGAGAGAAAGAGGCTTTTAGATGATATTGATGTCGTCGTTCATGCAGCAGCTCTTTACGACCTGAGCGCGACTTATACCGCTTGTTTTTTACAAAATGTCGTGGGCACTCAAAACATTCTGCACCTGATTGGTGCAATGAAGAATCTCAAGTCTTTTTATTATATTTCAACAATCGCAGTAGGTGATACGGACACTTTCTTTTTAGATGAGAATGTCCTGCCAAAAAGAACATCATTTAAAGACAGTTATTCAGAGACAAAGTATCTGGCAGAACAAATTGTCAGAGAGAATGTAAACACTAAATACGTCACCAGAATCATCCGTCCAGCTATTATTATTGGCGACTCACAAACAGGTGAGATGCCAAAAATAGACGGGCCATATTTTTTCCTGCGCGCTTTTGAGAAATACTCAAAGGCCTTAAAGTATGTGCCGATTGCTCCACTTAGTTATAACCCAAGGGCCAAACTTCCGATCATTCCAGTTGACCATTGCGCTCAGTTGATTGCCCATTTAATTGAGCGTGAAAAATTCTCTCTTGAAGTGAAGACTTATCACCTGGTGAGTTCTGAGCTGCCAACACTCCAGGAATTTTTAAATGACCTCAATGAAAAATTTGGGCTTAAGACCTATTATCTTCCGGTAAAAGAGAACCCCATTCACAATTCCTTATTAAAAATATTAGGTATTCCAGAAGAAGTGCTTCCATTTATGTTTTCGCGTCTGTCATACGATAAGACCAGTACTTTAGAGGATTTGCCTGAGATCAACAAAAGTACCTATGGTACTTTTAAACACATTCTTTTCGGCAAATCTTAA
- a CDS encoding diacylglycerol/lipid kinase family protein, which produces MQNISVYLNQRASNGGHDWQGQINNALFRSKIEYPVSSTMEELYANLSRDIENNVDAVLSVGGDGTVHSIIQMLAGTDIGLLVVPGGTANDFARTMGSSSNIKKIAQTIRLNTRKKIDLININGRFMATNGGLGFAAEIAGDINAIRSEFPQFKKFMKLSGKNIYSLFAAKRLMAREVMSYKFKLESLELNDVFYAPLVLINNQPMLGGSFEVAPHTNHQDGKFNLTIFKHQNRLELIACVLKILNGKFPTDDPNVVVLETTEAKIELLDGAEELSFFGDGEIFPKSKSWHIKCYPNFLNVFSPKDQVDLENFSGQIVSLT; this is translated from the coding sequence ATGCAGAACATCTCTGTTTATCTTAACCAGCGAGCTTCTAATGGTGGTCATGATTGGCAAGGCCAAATCAATAACGCCCTTTTTAGAAGCAAGATCGAATACCCGGTCTCTTCGACTATGGAAGAGCTTTATGCTAATTTGAGCCGCGATATTGAAAACAACGTAGATGCTGTTTTATCAGTTGGTGGCGATGGGACTGTTCATTCAATTATTCAGATGCTGGCCGGAACAGATATCGGCCTTTTGGTTGTTCCTGGCGGAACGGCAAATGATTTTGCCAGAACGATGGGTTCAAGTTCGAATATTAAAAAGATCGCTCAGACAATCAGGCTCAATACCAGAAAGAAGATCGATTTGATCAATATCAATGGCCGTTTTATGGCCACTAACGGAGGCCTGGGGTTTGCTGCAGAAATTGCTGGCGACATCAATGCCATCCGTTCTGAATTCCCGCAGTTTAAAAAGTTTATGAAGCTTTCAGGGAAAAATATCTATTCACTTTTTGCGGCCAAAAGACTTATGGCCCGCGAGGTGATGAGCTATAAATTTAAACTGGAATCACTGGAGCTTAACGATGTGTTTTATGCTCCTCTTGTTTTAATTAATAACCAGCCTATGCTTGGAGGAAGCTTTGAAGTCGCACCTCATACCAATCATCAGGATGGAAAATTTAACCTGACAATCTTTAAGCACCAAAACAGGCTGGAGCTCATTGCCTGCGTCCTTAAAATTTTAAATGGAAAATTCCCGACAGATGACCCGAACGTTGTGGTCCTGGAGACAACTGAAGCAAAAATTGAACTTCTCGATGGCGCAGAAGAGTTGTCATTCTTTGGCGATGGTGAGATCTTCCCTAAGAGTAAAAGCTGGCACATTAAGTGTTACCCGAATTTTCTGAATGTGTTTTCACCAAAAGATCAGGTGGATTTAGAAAATTTTAGCGGGCAAATCGTAAGCTTAACATAA
- a CDS encoding formyltransferase family protein: MKILVVTSEVTFVPGNYNHFLEGLFRELQGEKDLSIDLVILKNNSPVLTLKGLALGLMGARNIGFSLIKNTIKAAFKDRTATAKKHDIRLHFFDNPNSPDFLQFVKNHQTDLLINARTRFIYKSKILKLPRLGAINIHHGLLPEFRGTMCDLWALYNDRPTGFSIHVMEKKIDNGAIIRRIVTSTPTDSNLRKSFARLIEESSKIEGIEMAKVVKMIKETQKIPIEQDNISTKTEYTKNPDFFAIRKMLQKGIEL; this comes from the coding sequence ATGAAAATCCTAGTAGTTACTAGCGAAGTCACTTTTGTGCCCGGAAATTACAACCACTTTTTAGAAGGTTTGTTTAGGGAATTACAGGGCGAAAAGGACCTCTCCATTGACCTCGTGATCCTTAAAAATAACTCCCCTGTCCTGACTCTTAAGGGGCTCGCATTGGGACTTATGGGTGCTCGAAATATCGGTTTTTCTCTGATAAAAAACACTATCAAAGCTGCTTTTAAAGACCGCACGGCCACGGCCAAAAAGCATGATATTCGCCTGCATTTTTTCGACAATCCAAACTCTCCCGATTTCCTCCAATTTGTGAAAAATCACCAGACGGACCTTTTGATCAATGCTCGCACCAGGTTCATTTACAAAAGTAAAATTTTAAAACTCCCGCGCCTTGGGGCCATCAACATTCACCACGGACTTCTGCCAGAATTCCGCGGGACTATGTGTGACCTTTGGGCCCTCTACAATGACCGTCCCACAGGATTTTCTATTCACGTAATGGAGAAAAAAATCGACAACGGTGCCATTATCCGACGAATCGTCACAAGTACTCCCACTGATTCCAATCTTCGCAAGAGTTTTGCAAGGCTCATTGAGGAGAGTTCGAAAATTGAGGGCATTGAGATGGCAAAAGTTGTAAAAATGATCAAAGAGACCCAGAAAATTCCGATAGAACAAGACAATATTTCAACTAAAACTGAGTACACGAAGAACCCCGATTTCTTTGCGATCAGAAAAATGCTGCAAAAAGGTATTGAACTATGA